The Nomia melanderi isolate GNS246 chromosome 6, iyNomMela1, whole genome shotgun sequence genomic sequence CATCAATCGAAACTATCGCGAAACACGTCAGTGGATTTACCGGCCTCTCAGCCTTCGGCTAACAGATTCAGGATGAATGGGAACAGTAATTTCTAAAgttaatgaatttcaattttttttttattagtttttaactGTAATTACCAGATGGACACTATAGTTTTCAAGTGGATGCTATAGCTCCCGAATACCTAGACATTATAGTTCCGTAGTAAATGCTGTAGCTTTTAGATACTTAAATATCGTAGTTTCTAAGTAGACGATACAGctttgaaatatttagatattataGTTCTCAAGTAAAACCTATAGCTTTCGAATCTATAAACACTATAGTCTCCCAGTAAATACTACACGTTTCAACTACGTATGATATTTCTCAAGACAATACTGTATTTCCAAAAGCAACTCCAAGATTCGCTTTTAAGACCTATAATTCCCATATTTTCACGTAGGTATTATATTTCTCAAGGCAATACTGTATTTCCAAAAGCAACTCCAAGACTCGCTTTTAAGACCTATAGTTCCCATTCATCGCAAATGCGTTAGCATGTCAAGTTACAAGGTCCGCGGGTCTCCAGCGAGGATCGAACTCGTCGCTGAGGGCCCGCGGGGTCTGAATTGAGACAGCCTCTGTTTCCAAGGGCCCGCGGACCAGGCTCGAACGGGCCTTCACTCTGTCTATGTTTCGGCGCGAAACGCAAATGCACTTTCCACTTACCTAACCTACGGGCttacttaaaaaaaatctaCGTGTATCGTTAtcctaaaaaatatttatataatttgttctCTGCTTACACTCTCGTCCGAAGTGTACGACACGTTTCCACGGATCCAAAATATTCGTCTggtcgaaaaaagaaaaagattcatCCATTCATCCCCGCCCATCGCTTCATACTCAACGATATCGAACGgacaaaatatattacattaatttcatgAAACTCGTCAACTCTCATACACTCATACgctgtctctccctctctttttctcccgctcgacaaattatttatttatttatatatttatatatatatatatatatttatatatttataacgcTAAATCGTTACTCTGATCCTAAACCTACTTTCAAGAAAAAGATAACGACACGATGAATTACATgtacatacataaaataaaaaaagtagaagaaacgtagagaaaaggaaaaatagaGGATAGCAACAACCTTGATCACCGTACCGTTCCTATCGTCTATCCCTTTAGGCACGGTGATTGTTActatcttttttttcatttccgtGGCATGGCTACGAAAAATATATGTGTCTCTGGTTAGTCTCTCTGTGTAATGCGtacgtgtgtatgtgtatgtgtgtcgGTGCGTGTACATTATAAACGTTGCGACGAAAAACGGAGCGATTTGtatcttttttcccttctttttttttctctaaatTCACTGGCCACCGTTTTCCGTCCACATATTCATGGCGGATAAATCTATGTGAATGGCACAGCCAACGGACCTCGCGCCTCCTGCCAGAGCTTGCCACTGCCTTTCTCGTTCCTCCTGGGGGCAGCGGTAATACGCTTCTCGCTCGCCAGCTCCGACCTGCTTGCTCCGTGGTTTcccggcctctctctctctctctctcgctcactcTTGCTCGAGCGCGACAAAAGATGGAAGAAGGACAGCGAGGCTGAAGGAGGAAGCTCGGAAGAGACTCCTTAGCTGCGTATCTGACCTGCGTTGCGGGCCATTTTCTCCGGCGGCTCTATCATGCTCTTCGCGCTACCGTTTAGGCTACGTTTACGACTCTTCATGAAGTCTGAAAGCACACAAATAACCATACGTTTACATGCTAGTCGAACCTAATATATTAAGACGTTTTACGATTAAATTTATCGAACCCGAGCGATGCCCGCTCGAAAATATTTCGGTCGTATCTTAGGCGGACGGTAGTATCTGTCCGTTTAGAGGGGAAAAAAATGGATGGCTCGTATTTTTTTATGGAGCGGACTGTACCATTCGCCGCGTATTTAATGCATATCATTTTTACTGTTTCGACTGGCGAGTCTTGAATTTTAAACGCGGAGTTAGAGGCTTGATTTATCGGCGAGTGACGTTGATGGTTCTATTTTTCATGGTCTCTGTAGGTACATTCGAATTCCAATCGTGGAATGGCAAAAATAAAGGATTCTTTCGTATCGATAGGACACGCTTTTTCAAAATACCAGACTCACCTGTAAAAGCGCAAACGTCGTATCGTAgatgttacatttttaatatcgaACTTTCGAAATCCTCCGTTTCGTTTGTTCCGTGTAATTCAATATTCCAATGCGTGCgatagataatattaaaaaacgaGAATTATTCAATCTCGTGTCGCTTCTGTaacttgtttaaaaaaaaaagaaaaaccctCGCTCGAATCGGCCGTCCTCCTCAACTTTTATCGCGAGAACACAGGCACAGTTATCTCATCAGCCATGGCCTCGGACAAGTTCTGGTTAAATGGCAACTCAACTTCGCCTTTGTAGCGAGGAGAAAAAATACTCGCTCGAAAAAGACCGTGATTCGAAgaaggaccgaggtcgtccgagaATCTGGATCCTAATCACGTGCAAATATAAAGCTCGACCTCGTGCATCTTCGATAACCCGGGGAACGTAATATCGGCACATCGTGCCCGTTAATTATATCAGTGGCAGATACGGTAACCCGTCGGATCCTCGCGGAGTCCGACGATAATTAAAACATGCCACGGGCTCGGTGTAATTTTCTGTCTTTAATACGCGAGATGTTGTATGCGAACCTTTAATGAGTCACGATAGAGGAAGCCTGCGCAAAAACACGGCCTGCGCCGGGTGATACTCGTGATCATGAgtcacgtcgcgtcgcgttcaaTTCCACATAGCCACAAAAACCACCCCATCCCCATTGCCACCCTCTGACCCTATTGGTACGAACATTTGGCGAATTTTCCACGGGGAAAACCCCACCCATCTGTCCGATTTCCCGACCTAACCCCTCCGCTTCGAAGCTTCCCGATCGGTACGGCACGCGACACGAATTATGGAGATCGCCGTAACAGCTGCGCGCGAACGGTCATGACCCCACCTCTCTCTAATCTCTTACGGTCGTTAATCAaacgaaaaaatagaaattagtcACCGCGACGGAGACGCCAACGTCTGCCATTATTTTCTGTTGCCGGCGAGAAGCACGAACGGTTCGAGGGTGATTTTATCAATACCTGGAATTGCTAGCAGCAGATTGACCAATGGGTTTCTACCGTTAGGTTCATTCGTAAGCAAAATTCATCAGCTCCAGTTCATTGATCAATTGACAAGAAGTCCAAAAATTACTTTGTTCCTAGTATTCCCAATATTACGAGTCCGCTCAAGAACTTACACCAATCTTCCTTGATCTCACTAAAAACTCCTAACAACTGAAGATAACTACCAACCACTCCCAATTACCAGATTCTCCAAGCCCCAGGTACCATCCAATTAAAAAATACCGTAGAAAAATGCTTCCCATATCTATACCCGTGATCAAGCAGGACGATTCATCGATGCCCGTGTAAACGCACTCATCAACCCCTCCGTTCCAGGTATCACCCTCTCATCGATCAGCGAGCTTTGCAACCGGCGAGGTGTCGGGTCGGTTCGCGGAATCGTTGCGTGCAATTTAAATACGTAGCGCGCATGCGGGTCGGCCGAGCAATCCCGATTTTAAATGCCAAGCGAGCCACCCCGCGGGCCATCCACCCCGAGGGCTGGGGCGATTGTGAGCACAGCTGATACCCCCATGCGAGCAGGAGGCGAGTGCACACACTCGTCGGAAGGTCGCACGCGTGAACAAAAGCCGATGACCGAGGGTGCGCGCGGCGGAGGCAGGGGTAGATGTACGGGGGTGCAACCCCATATGGACGGCACAGCTGACCGCGCTGGCTCATTAATAACGTACGTTAGGAAAATCAGTCGCCCCCATAGCGCCGACGAAAAGGTACGTTACGAGCGGTTCGCCTCCCGTATACTCGAAACCGTCGTGCAAGGGGTGCAGGGAAGAGGAGCGTGTCGAAGGATCGGCCGCCACCCCATATCGATCCGGTTAATCGAACCGCGGCACTATCGCCCCGCGCGATACCATCGGGAAAATAATAACGGTTACTGTCACGAGCCGCAGCACGCGACCCATGGAAGCCGAACCGCGAAATAAACGGCGAAGGTAAGGCCCATTACGCGTAATCTAGAGCAATTAGCTCCACGTTCGAACGAGCGCAGTACTTTACGGGAACGACCGCGACCGGATCTTCCTGTGGGGCGCGTTATTATTGGCCGGGATTTTTTTAGACGCGAACGGAACCTGCAACGATgaggagaaattaatttatataatttcatttcttttctcgATCGGGTATTGGCGATTCGAGAACCAGTCGTATGGGACTGGTCTGTTTAAATAGCTAAACCTACCGGCGTTTGCTCTATACTTTAATTAAATGCGACACACCTGGGCTTATGAGAGTTCCAACGTTCCAAGAACTGCGTATTCGAGTTCGCGTACACTGGTAACTAATTGAACTTGTCTTTTTTGGGGTTGACCGTAGATATACAAATTTATGCATTTTAATACTATCAAAGACTTCTAGAAAAATTCGTAACTTCAACGGTAGGAATGATTCTAATTGATCTCTAAGCTTCTAGACTCTTTTACCGAAGTTTTAGTGAacttttgcaatttttttacTCGACACAACAATTCTGCCGTTTCATTTGCTAGATCTCCTGCAAACTACCCGCAACTTCGAGTTAAAATCACGGTTCCCCGTGGACAACGAACCCTACGCAATCGTAATTCATTGATCGCCGGCTGGTCGCTTAAGCGTTAACGTTCTTCATTATCTGCCAATCCATCGTAACGAGTCCTTTCGAATTTCGCCCGAGGGGAGCCTAGCCAGACATCCTCCGTCACCCATGCCCGTATTAATACAAAATCAATGCCGCCCCATGCAACGCGCGCGCAGTGGCTCGGGCTCGTTAGCGCAGCGTACTCAAAATATACACGCGCTTTCCCCGCCTGACAGTTTCATCCAGCGCGCGTCCCGGCGGACACAATGTGACGTATAAACAAaagagcgtcgcgtcgcgtgctTCTGCGACGCAAAATGTGTTTACGGTCCGCGTAAGATGCACGGCGTGCGGGACACATGACGAGTCACGGCCAGAAATAGTGGCGTCGCGTGGGTGGTGTGCACGGCCGACTAATAAATAGGCGAAAAAAGGGGAAGTAAACCGTGAGGTACACCACACGGACAAAATGGCGGTCCGCGACATCGCTGGAACGCGACACGGAAGACCCGCACGCTCCGTTCGGGACTTTCCAAATACTTGGCGCCTCTCTCGCGGCATTTAACCATATCTCGAAACTACAGAAACTCGTAATTACGTATTTTACGCAATTGCAGACATGCAACCGAGCGAATTATAAGAAACCGTTTAAcaagatttatatattctaattgttaaataatttttgctAAAGTCTTTTCACATAGAGGAAACTATATTTGACCGAAGGTCCGCagtttacttataatatttataaaataatgttattattgatTTCCACGCTTATTTTGCCATGCAATAGGTATTTAGTAGACAGCTGTCCGCAAAAATTCCCTCAGTCATTTCAAGAACCCAAACTGACCTGTTTTCGTTCTCGGAGACCGCGCTAGCAGTTCAACGGTTCGAGATAATCGATAGGCGAATATGCATAATAATGTTTATCGTTATGTCATACGTGTTTACCCGAGGACCGAGTACATTTATTATCGAACGATGCTTATCCGTGCTAAAAATATATTCCCTGGGCGTTATTTTCAAGCTTATCGACGAACCGTGAGTGTACGATCGTTTTTATCAATCTACGCATTCGTAGGAACGCGTCTTTTTATTGTCCCGAGGACGTTCGCCCGTAGATCGGCCTCGATTCCCAATCAACACACCGGAGGCCCCAGCTTTACCAAACAACGGTCGCGTTACGCGAAATCGTGCATGCACGATGAGGACGCGCACCGCGCCGATTGCTATTCATTCGTATGGTATCAGGTGCTTACGTAATTACGTAAATCGCGTAGACCTCGTCTGCCGGCCGGCGAATTAGATTGACCTAAGCTGTACGCGTTTCCCGTATAAATAATGCCAGCCAATTAACTCCGATAATGCGCGTTAATCGAACGGAATAATTCAGGAAATCTCTTGCTCTCTCGTTCTCCTCTCCACCTTTCGGCGTTCCTCGGTCAATTATGTAACGCGGCTCTTTCGTTGTAACTGTTCGAGAGAGATTAACCGTTCGCGatgggaaaaagaaagaaaaaagaagacgaagaagaagaagaaaaagaagaagaagaaagcgAGTCGTTGAGGTTTGACCGAGAAGCATTCGGTGGACAAAAAAAAGCACATCGCGAGACGTCGAAACAAACATTGCTGATTATCTCGCGCGAGAGGCTGATACCGTCTGCGGCTTTTGGAAAAAAATATCGACGACGGCAGATACGAGTACGAAAACATGCAACTCGCGTGCAATAGACGATTATCTCGGCCGGCGGCGGACTTGAAACGCGGGAGAAGGAAACGACGCGTGGGAAGTCGGAGGGCGCTTTCAATTCGCCGCGGCTCATTAACGCGTCTATCCGACGCTTTCCCTCGATGTTTATACGCGGCGCGATGCCTGCTAGACGTCCCGCGACTCTGCGGGTAAATATCTCAAGGAACTTGCAcgcgaacgcgccgcgccgtttgAATTTCGCGCGCTAACCGGTGCACCGGCGTTGACTTTTTGCTCGGCGCCAGGGGTTCTCAACCGGAGAGCGGCCGCGAGCGCTGGTTCACGCGAGCCACGGCGAATTACGGTCTGTCTCTCTGTCGTTGGTCGCGTCGTTTTATTTCGAAACGGTACTCGCCGCGAAATATCAAAAACACGGCCGCTGCAGCGCACAGTTAACTcgcgttaataaataattaagccGATCGACCTCGAGACCAGCCGTCCAATCAAAACAAGCGGTTCATTCAATGAAGAAACAGTCGGTTCCATTAAAATTACACGGTAAAAAAGGGGGAGGAAGGGTGGGGGCGGGGCGGAAGCTTTTCCCCCGTACACACTGACGCAATCAGCGCTGACTCCTTTCGACCGTGTCGAAACAAGCGCACGTGTTTGCGCGACCAGTTTCGTTTCCAACGCGCAATGGCGGTTCGCGTGATAAATGCAAGAAAACAACGTTCTAATGGAAACTAATTATCATTCTCTGTGACGGGGTTCATTAAAACGCGTTTTACTTATCCCTTTAACGAGATACAGTATCTTAGAAAAATGCAGCTGAAGTCTGCAAAAATGTGCATGggaaaatattatcattattgtttccgtgttaacactagaactaccagggaGATCAAATTGATCCATTCCTAattgcttctttaataattattaaaaacaacagataattctctgagaaattactatagAAATTTTTTCAACGACAGACAAACTAAGAAGTAAATCAAcagaaatctcaatagtagttttcacagaaaaatttgaaaaagtcaatttgactgttcggtagttctagtattaaccctttgcaatcgagaggTAACTTTCAGTCACcattcatacagtaaaactataaaatttgatatttaatattatattttctataatgcatcattttgagaaatattcaaatatagctttgttcctcaatgggtgatttctcgtcgacttagtttcacaaaatatcgattttatcttatcagaaaatgttaaaatatttccagtgaaaaacttccgagtgcaaagggataatcagaaggaaaaataaatgaaaaggtCGGGTAGTTCTAACTTACCGGTGATAGAGGACTGTTTCCTCGTCGCGGAGGTTGATAAAATGGGGGTAGTGGGTTCGACGATGTACACCTTCTTCTCCGCCTCTAGGTCGAATATTTCGTTCATGGTGACCTCGCCGATTTGTGGTACCCTCGGTTCTTGAGGCGGCGTTCTTTCCGACTTCTGAAGGATCGGAGTGGTCGCCGGGGTCTCTTTACGAAGGAATTTCTTGGTGGGCGAGGAGGAATCCTGTACCTTCCGAGGCGTACCAGGCGCGTGTTTCCTTAAGTAGGGCATACCGCGTAGGGCATAGGGCTCTGGCACCACGTCCTGCGGTGTGACCAGCTCCCACTCGTACCTCGAATTCGCCCGCGGTATCTCCAAGTGAAAGTCGAATCCCCATCTCTCGGCGTCGAGTATGGATTGAGCGCGAAGCTCCCGCTCGGCTAACGCGCGAGCTGCAGCGTGATCGACGGGACCGAATAGATCCCTTCGAACACGAGCGAGGGCTGCCCTGCTAGGCGCCGTTCGTCCTCCACCCAGATTCCGACTCATTTCCGTCATCATCGCCGGATTCAACACTCGTGCGCTCATATTTCGTTAGTCTACCGTGCAACGGCAACGTCGCCGTTTACCAAAGTTTTATTATATGTGTACCGAATAACCGATGGTGTTCCCAAGCGAGCGAGACACGGCTTCTgcctctgtctctcttttcCGCCGCGGCGAGTCCTCTCTATCTATCGCACGTCGTTCGTGTCCCGACGACGTTTTCGGTACGCGATCTCCGTGTGTTCCCCCACTTGCTCGCGCACCACTTTTTCTCGACGACTGTTAACCCAAGCGCACCGCACGAGATCATTAAGAGTTGTCCGTCCGTGCATCGATTTCGACGCGTTCACACGTGTCCCATTTACGGAGATGATTCTTCCAGGAATCGTTCACTGGACATTGATGTTCTCGCGGCACAGCGAAACGTGGCAACGCTGGTCGTGGCGCGACCCACCGAATTTCGAATAATGGCCGTGCTCACAGCGTCGCCTCGGGACTGCGCTGATCGTTGACTCGCTCGTGTAAGCGAATTACACTTCACGAATAAACGTTTCACGGCACACACCCACGGAACCTGCAGTTTTATTTGCTCCGAACGAGATGCGTATCGCTTCTTGCCGACCGTAAGCGTGCACACGACCGAGAAGAAAATTTGGCAACACGGTAAACACTGTATTGCGTATACCAACGAAGGGAGCGAGAGACCTTATCAAAACAGCAGACCCGGCTATCTCATCATTCGCGAGAAGTTCCTCGGACAGCTCGACGTTGTAGCTACACGAAACAATGTCCGGTGATTAGTCATGAAGTTGAATCGAGAATTTCCTGCTCGTTTCTCTCATAAATTGATCGTGTAGCCCGCGGGTAGAACGAACCGGCAACGTCGCGCGCACTTGCGCGTGAGCCTCCCAGAGACGGAGATGAGCGTGTGTTTCTCGACGTGTTCCCGCGAAGAGGCCACGACGATGTTATTCGAATTTCAAATCGGCCACGTAACCGTGTATACCAACTTCAAAATTGTCCGGACCACGCGAGGCGGTCAATCACAACAACCGTGACACAAGTCCCTTATACACGGCACCAACAGATATTTCACGGAAAACGTTATTGCACACGGCCCGAAAGCACCAATATGCTGTTCGCTGGCGACCCACGGAACCACCGTATTGGCTCCGACACCGCGTAATATCCAAAGTTCCGGAGTAACAGACTTCCCGCCAAACACACGACTGTCAAGACACACGCGTGGTTCCAAGTTCGGCGGAAGGTCGAACACGATTGCGCAGTTATGTTGACGCTCTACGAGGTGCGTGCGTGCTGTGTAACTGGAGGAGTTGCGCGAAGACACGTCCCACACGTGAAAAGCGCTCTCTAGCGACTGAAGTGTGCGCTTCTCGTTGCAGGGAACCAAGCCTCTAAACGCCTCGGCTATCCTCGGCTCTCTTCGGCTAATTCGGTGCCGCGCCCCCTGCCCCGCCGCGTCCCTCGCCCTATCCCGTTCGGCGAAGGAACGAAATAACCGCCATTCGCAGAGTATAGTCCCTTCGACCTGAGCGCAGCGATTCGCCTCTTTGAAAATACGCACGAGAAGCTTGTACAGTTATTGGCCCCTTCTCCACGACAATATAAACGAGCAGAATGCTGATTGTAGCGATTGGACGTGTCCCGGTATCCCAAGCTCCGTGGTAAATACCCTCAGACTTTATTTTTCTGCGTTGAGGGTACCCACTCGGTTGCTAGGATTTTCGTTTTCCACTGCGACTCGATGCTGTTCACCTCGTTTCGTATTGCAACCCAGTGTACGTGCGATAAATCGAAGGCGCAACCTTTGCATGATTATGTTAGGGTACATGTTTGCGTTGCTgtgtatatttattgttattgctaTAAATATTGCCgggtgtattttaattattagaccCGCCATGTGGTTGAGTTTCGAAATTTGGAATAATCGATTGTAGATTTTTTAGTAACGTACTCATTCAAACAAAGTAATCCGTAAGCACAAGCGCGGTCATGCGTGGAAGTTAATCGACAAAAAAGCGAAAACGCACCGTGTATTGACAAAGGGGCACAAAATAAACAAGTCCAGCTTTCAAAACAACGGTTGTAATCTTATCGCGGACACTCGTATGTACGTTTATTCGGCGGATTTCCATGTTTGCATGGCAATACGTTACGCACAGTGAATTTATTTGCATACTGTTCAGATTATCGCCGACATTTTATTTCGACTGATAGACACCGTGATAGTTCCAACGCCGCGATGAGAATTAGACCATCATACTTTCAATTTTGATAAACTCGGTCGTCGGGGCATCTTTCTCGAAAAATTGCACCCTATGTAATACATACCACTAATGTAAACCTTGAACGTATTCTACGCGTACTCAATATTTTGatcatttaatttacatttaatttaatcattaatctCGGTCAGTTATGAAGCCAGGTGGCAATCCATACATCCAGTGGCACATCGACGATGCTACTGTTTACtcacctttaaccccttgccttataatattgtgtaagactcgtggtgaagattttaaacagaatctaacaaacagaaatattactcaattcttatgaattcaaatgaaatatttttccgctatcagttatattttagagcaaaggtgggcatagaatatgcatcgaatttgtctctttttccaataaattattaatgacatagttgtatcgatcacaatcgataaataaatcataggacaaggggttaatgcctGAAAACTCGTGAAACGTCCCCCCCTATCCCTTTCGTGGCCATTTATCTTCACGCGGGCAGCATTGTCcgataaacattttcattgctACGATAACAGACACGAATTTCCATAATCCGCCAGTAATACGTCTATCACAACCCAGT encodes the following:
- the dap gene encoding cyclin-dependent kinase inhibitor dacapo is translated as MSARVLNPAMMTEMSRNLGGGRTAPSRAALARVRRDLFGPVDHAAARALAERELRAQSILDAERWGFDFHLEIPRANSRYEWELVTPQDVVPEPYALRGMPYLRKHAPGTPRKVQDSSSPTKKFLRKETPATTPILQKSERTPPQEPRVPQIGEVTMNEIFDLEAEKKVYIVEPTTPILSTSATRKQSSITDFMKSRKRSLNGSAKSMIEPPEKMARNAGQIRS